CTTTGTGGCAGGGACGTCGTATGCGGTCATGCGTGGTCCCGGGGGAGTTGAGAGGATAGTCAATGCAAAGAGGGGGAGGCTCCCGGAAGACGTCGTGGTGCGGCCGGCGCCGATCTCATTCGATGGCTCGTGGATGAGTTTCAGGAATGCGAAGAGCATCAGGGAGCTGGAGTCGGTATTGCCGGATCTTCCCTCAGGGCCGGATCTCACAGGGGTTGTCGCGGGGGACGTATATGACCTGCTCTCCTTCGGCGAATTCCCCAGGATGATCGTTGCGCTCAAATCGGCGGCGGAGTTCGTCTCCCGCAAACGCAAAAGGGCTGCGGACGAACTCCGCGCCATGGAGTACGGTCCGCGCCTGGCTGTCGGCGCGATGCTCGCTTTGGCTCGAATGGGCATGAAGGTGGGCTGGCGAGATCCTAACGGGCTCAAGCGCATCCAGACGAGCTACGAACTCATGAGGGCGCCCGAACATCTGAGGTCGAAGATCAAATATGTTCCGACAAGGGAGAAGGTCAGGGCCGACATTGCGCTCTGGAATCTTCCGCATTTCGGCACGACTCTCAAGACCATGACCAAGGGGGTCAAACGCGACGGCATTGTGCTGATCCAGTCTCAGAAGAGCGCCGCTGAATATGAGAAAGAAGGCCTGGGCCACAGGCTCATGGCCGAGGTCGCGTTGCCTACCGGACAGTACGTGCTTCCCACCGCCTTCCTGCACGTAGCTCCCCAGTTCAACATGCCTCTGTCATTCCAGGCCTGGCGCGTGCGCTGATGGATTTGAATCTCTTCCCTTGGTGCGAGTCCCTGCGCGCCATCTCTTTGTGCACCGCGTTCATCACCGCGAGTTTGTTGATCGACCATTCGGGTGCGACCGTGAGCCTGCGTGGGCCGTGGGCGTTCAGCCTATGGACGACGATGGCCGGTGAAAGCTCCTCCAGAAAATCGCAGACCCATCCGGCGTAGGTCTCAAGGTCGGGCAGATCGATCTTCCCTTCATTGTATTCCCGCTCCATGCGAGTGTCTTTGAGTATGTGGAGGTTGTGTATCTTCACGCCCCACACTTTCGCCTCGTTCAAAAATTCCGCGGTCTCCATCATCATCTTGTGCGTCTCGCCGGGTAGCCCCAGCATCGCGTGCGCGCATACCGATATCCCCGCGTCGGCAAGGACGCGGCAGGCATTGGCGAACTGCTCCGCAGTATGTCTGCGATCGATCCTCCTCAGCGTCTCGTCGTGGGCCGACTGAAGGCCCAGCTCCACCCACAGCATGGTTTGCCCGCTCAATCGCTCGAGGGCCTCGACGTGCCCTTGCTCCAGGCAGTCCGGTCTCGTGGATACGGCAAGGCCGACGACCGCGGGATGCCGGATCGACTCGTTCAGCATCTTGTCCACCACGGCAGGGGAGGCGTGCGTGTTGGAGCCGTCCTGGAAATAGGAGATCACCTTTGCGGCACCATGCCTCTTTCTTATGTATTCGATCCCCTCTC
This is a stretch of genomic DNA from bacterium. It encodes these proteins:
- a CDS encoding TIGR01212 family radical SAM protein (This family includes YhcC from E. coli K-12, an uncharacterized radical SAM protein.); protein product: MNIRYNSINAFLWERFKERVYKVTLESGFGCPNRDEATGRKGCAFCSEESLIPTTSLEREGPLKKISEQLREGIEYIRKRHGAAKVISYFQDGSNTHASPAVVDKMLNESIRHPAVVGLAVSTRPDCLEQGHVEALERLSGQTMLWVELGLQSAHDETLRRIDRRHTAEQFANACRVLADAGISVCAHAMLGLPGETHKMMMETAEFLNEAKVWGVKIHNLHILKDTRMEREYNEGKIDLPDLETYAGWVCDFLEELSPAIVVHRLNAHGPRRLTVAPEWSINKLAVMNAVHKEMARRDSHQGKRFKSISARARPGMTEAC